The Paracoccus albus region CGGATCGCGCGCGTTCGACGCCCGAGGCGACAGAGGCCATTCTGGAGGGGCTGACATGGCTTGGCCTGGACTGGGATGGGGAACCGGTCAGCCAGTTCGCCCGCGCCGACCGCCATGCCGCGGTGGCACGCGAGATGCTGGAAAACGGCCATGCCTATCGCTGCTACGCCACAGCAGAGGAAATCGCCGCTTGGCGTGAGGCGAACCCGAACAAGCCCTACCAGTCCCCTTGGCGCGACAGTGAACAGCAGTCTGACGCAGCATATGCAGTGCGGTTGCGCGCCCCACGCGAAGGCGAGACGATCATCAATGACGCGGTTCAGGGTGACGTTACGTTCCGCAACGATCAGCTCGACGACATGGTGCTGCTGCGCAGCGACGGCAGCCCGACCTATATGCATGCAGTCGTCGTCGACGACCACGATATGGGGGTAACACATGTCATTCGCGGCGACGATCACCTGACCAATGCCGCCCGTCAGGCACAGATCTATGACGCAATGGGCTGGGAACGCCCGGTTTTCGCCCATATCCCGCTGATCCACGGCACCGATGGCAAAAAACTGTCGAAGCGTCACGGCGCTGTCGGGTTGCACGAATATGCGTCACTCGGCTACCCGCCCGAGGCGATGCGGAACTACCTTGCACGCCTTGGCTGGGCACATGGCGATGATGAGTTGTTCAGCGATGATCAGGCCCTGGAATGGTTTGATCTCAAAGGCATAGGAAAAGCACCTGCCCGTCTGGACTTCAAAAAGCTGGAGCATGTTTCAAGCTGGCATATCGCTCAGATGGACGATGACAAGCTGATGTCCGAACTGGATGGATTTCTTTCGGCAAGCGGCCTGCCCGCCCTGAACGCAACGCAATCCGAAAGACTGAAGAAAATACTGCCAGTGCTGAAAGAAAAGGCCAAAACGCTGCCGGCCTTGCTGGAACAGGGGCATTTCGCGCTGATCGAACGTCCTGTCGAACCCGATGAAAAGGCATCGGGAAACCTGGACTCGGTATCCCGTGGTATGCTGTCGGAATTGACTGCCGCACTGCAGCATGATAATTGGACGCGTGATGAGCTGGAGCAGGCTGCAAAAGCAGTAGCGGAAAAGCACGGAATCGGCCTCGGCAAGATTGCGGCACCGCTGCGTGCCGCACTGGCCGGGAAGACTTCGACCCCCAGCGTGTTCGACATGATGCTTGCGCTTGGCCGTGAAGAGGCCCTTGCGCGGCTGGAAGATCAAGTGGGCTGACCCGCCCACCCCCACGCCCGGCGCCAATCCGCGTCGGCCTAAGCGAAGGAAACCGGAATGGCTGAAAAAAAACCTGCTATCCTGTCCGTCAACGGCAAAGAAATAGAGCTTCCCGTGCTCACGCCGACGTCGGGGCCGGAATGTCTCGATATCCGTAAACTCTACGGTCAGGGCGATGTTTTCACCTATGATCCCGGCTTCACCTCGACGGCATCCTGCGATTCGACGATCACCTTCATCGATGGCGACAAGGGTGAGCTTTGGTATCGCGGCTACCCGATCGAACAATTGGCAGAGCAGTCGAATTACCTCGAAGTCTGTTACCTGCTGCTTTACGGCGAGCTGCCGGACAAAGGCCAGCTGGAGGATTTCGTGAACCGTGTGACAAATCACACCATGGTTCACGAGCAGATGAACAACTTCTTCCGTGGCTTCCGCCGTGACGCACACCCGATGGCAACCATGGTCGGTGTCGTCGGCGCGATGTCGGCCTTCTACCACGATTCGACCGACATCAACGATCCTTGGCAGCGTGAGGTCGCGGCCATCCGCCTGATCGCCAAGCTGCCGACGATCGCGGCGATGGCTTATAAATATTCAGTCGGTCAGCCCTTCGTTTACCCGAACAACGAGCTGGATTACGCCTCGAACTTCCTGAACATGTGTTTCTCGGTCCCGGCCGCGAAATACAATGTCGATCCTGCACTGGCCAAGGCAATGGACCGTATCTTCACGCTCCATGCCGATCACGAACAGAACGCCTCGACCTCGACCGTGCGTCTGGCCGGCTCGTCCGGGGCTAACCCGTTTGCCTGTATCGCTGCCGGTATTGCCTGCCTTTGGGGTCCGGCGCATGGCGGTGCAAACCAGGCCGCGTTGGAAATGCTGCAGGAAATCGGCACGGTCGATCAGATCCCGGAATATATCCGGCGCGCAAAGGACAAAGACGATCCGTTCCGTCTGATGGGCTTTGGCCACCGCGTGTATAAGAACTTCGATCCGCGCGCCAAAGTTATGAAGGAATCCGCTGACGAGGTGCTGGACCTGTTGGGTATCGAAAACAACGAAACCCTGAAAGTCGCCAAGGAACTGGAAAAGATCGCGCTTGAGGACGAATACTTCGTTTCCAAGAAGCTCTATCCGAACGTGGACTTCTATTCCGGTATCATTCTGTCGGCCATGGGTTTCCCGACCTCGATGTTTACGCCGATCTTCGCACTGTCGCGCACCGTCGGTTGGATCTCACAATGGAAAGAGATGCTGTCGGACCCGCAGAACAAGATTGGTCGTCCGCGTCAGCTTTATGTCGGCTCGGAAAAGCGGGAATATGTCCCGGTCGGCAAGCGCTGATCAGAACGCCAATGCGTTACGAAAGGCCCGGGGGTTGCCCGGGCCTTTTCTTTTGGGCTGGCCGTCATCGTCAGACTGCCCAAAGAAAAACGCCGCCCCGAAGGACGGCGTTGTGGTTGATTGCCTGCCCGTTCAACGACGCTCAAACAGCGACCAGCCACCTTTCACGGCCATAGCGGCGATCACGGCCTTGACCACGGCGCCGATCAGGAAGGGCACCATGCCGGCCATCGCAGCCGCCTGCCAGTCCAGACCCGTTACCACCTTCAGCGCAGCAACGCCGGGAATGAACAGCAGCAGCGCGGGGATGAAGGCGGCCAGGAAAAGGCGACCGAAGCCACGGTCAAAGCCGCGCTCGACCATCCAGCCGGTCATCCATGCCATGCCGACAAAGCCGAACAGGAATCCCGAGGTCGGCCCCATCATATAGACTGGGCCTGCACCGCCATTGGTAAAGACCGGCAGACCCATTGCGCCCTCTGCCAGATAGGCGATCAGCGTCACGGCTGCCAATCGCGAACCGTAGGTCAGACCGATCAGCGAGATTGCCAGTGTCTGCAGCGTCATCGGAACCGGGAACATTGGAACCGCAATTTGTGCAGAGATCGCCAGCAGGACCGTGCCTGCCAGAACCAGAACTGCATTCATCAATAGCGACCGGCTTGGCAGCGCGGCTTGGGTAAGTGTCATGGGACTGCCCTCTTGGAAATATCGTCGCAGCAGATCATGCCGTTTCGAGAAAAAAAGTCAAACAAATTGCCCTTCTTGCGCTTGTCTGATTGCTATGCGACAGCATCGCGCATGGATCAGGAAAACCGTAAAACAGCGCTCGTCACCGGCGCATCGCGCGGCCTTGGTGCCGCAATGGCCGAGGCGCTTGGGGCAAACGGCTATCATGTCATCGCGGTCGCGCGAACGACCGGCGCCCTGGAAGAACTGGACGATCGCATTCGCGCAGCAGGTAGCCAGTCAGCCACGCTGGCACCGATGGACGTCAATGAGGCCCCGGCGATGATGCAACTTGCGGCGGCAATTGCCGAACGCTGGGGTGGGCTGAACCTTTGGGTGCATACCGCTATCCATGCCGCCCCCCTGTCGCCCGCCGGGCACGTCGATGCCAAGGATTGGGCGAAGTCCTTTGCCACCAACGCCACGGCAACGCAGAACCTGATCGGGCTGATAGAGCCGCTTCTGCAAAGCCGCAAGGGCGTCGCAGTGATCCCCGATGATAAGCGCGCAGGGCAGCGTTTCTTCAGTGCCTATGGGGCCAGCAAGGCGGCGCAAATGGCCGTCGCGAAAAGTTGGCAGGCGGAATCCGAAAGGCTCGGCCCGAAAGTTCTGTTGCCCGAGCCTGCGCCCATGCCGACCGCCACACGCGCCCGCTTCTTCCCCGGCGAAGATCGCAACCCACTCAGCCCCTGCAAGACAGAGGCGGAGAAGATCATCGCACTGATTTCCGGCTGATCAGAGGTCAAAATCCTCTTCAAATGTCACCGGGCCGATGGCGAGCCAATCGACCCTGATTCTGGCGACACGCGTGTTGCCCCATGTCGAAAAGACAATCGAAAACCCTTCCGGGCCGATCTCTTTGGTATGCATTTCGACACGCTGGTTCGCGCCGGCGTGGATATCCCACATCGAAAAGCCGACATGCACAGCGGGCGCGTCCCGAAAGCTGTCGTCGAACCTGATGTGGTGCAGATGCTCTCTCTGGCCCGAACCGGTCCACATTTCGCTGCCTTCTTCGAAATCCGAAAACAAAACTTCGGACCCCTGACAGATACCAACCGCATGATGACCAATACGCTTCATTTGTTCCCCTCTCCGAGGGTATAAATGTAAGCTATAGCCAGAAAAAGAAAACCCCGGAAAATCCGGGGCTCTCAACAACTTAGGCGATTTTTAGCGTGGAACGCTGGACGAGTTCGGATCCAGACCGATATGAGAGCCAAGGGCCTCCATATCCGCCAGAAGCTTGACCGCCGCCGCAACCGCCGTTTCGGCCGCGCCGCTTTTCTCTTCCCGTGCCTCTGCCGCTTCTTTCTTGCGGATGGCAGTGCGCATCATGTCGTCAAAGACTTCCTGCGTCATTTCGCTGCGTTCGCGGCCAATTTCTGCCAGAAGCGAGATCGAGTCATTGTTGATCTCGGCAAAGCCGCCGGAGATCGCGAATTCATGTTCCGACCCCTTATCGTCGACGACAGTGACCAGACCGGGGCGCAGGTTGACGATAGCGGGCGTATGGCCCGGCATCGCTGCCAGGTCCCCATCGGCACCGGGCAAGCGAACCTCGCGCACGGGAACGGACATCAGGTTCCGTTCCGGTGCAACAAGGTCGAACTGCATGGTATCAGCCATGACGCCCCCTTATGCCGCTTCTGCGGCGAGTTTCTGGGCCTTGGCCTTCACGTCCTCGATCCCGCCAACCATATAGAAGGCCGATTCCGGCAGGTGGTCATATTCGCCGTCCACGACCGCCTTGAAGGACGAGATTGTGTCTTCCAGCGGCACCTGAACGCCGTCCGAGCCGGTAAAGACCTTGGCAACGTCGAAGGGCTGCGACAGGAAGCGCTGAATTTTCCGGGCGCGGGCCACGGTCAGCTTATCTTCTTCCGACAGTTCGTCCATGCCCAGAATGGCGATGATGTCCTGCAGCGACTTGTATTTCTGCAGGATCCCCTGAACGTCACGGGCGACCTGATAATGCTCTTCCCCGACGACGCCCGGATCAAGGATCCGGCTTGTCGAGTCGAGCGGGTCCACGGCCGGGTAAATACCCAGTTCCGAAATCGCACGCGACAGAACCGTCGTAGCGTCCAGGTGGGCAAAGGTCGTGGCCGGGGCCGGGTCGGTAAGGTCGTCGGCGGGAACGTAGACGGCCTGGATCGAGGTGATCGAACCGGCTTTCGTCGAGGTGATGCGTTCCTGCATCGCGCCCATATCGGTGGCCAGCGTCGGCTGGTAGCCCACGGCGGAGGGGATGCGGCCCAGAAGTGCGGACACTTCCGAACCCGCCTGCGTGAAGCGGAAGATGTTGTCGACAAAGAACAGAACGTCGGTGCCGGTGGCGTCACGGAACTGTTCGGCCAGCGTCAGACCGGTCAGAGCGACCCGCATCCGCGCACCCGGAGGCTCGTTCATCTGGCCATAGACCAGGGCCACCTGCGATTCCGCCAGATTGTCCGGCTTGATAACGCCCGATTCCACCATCTCATGGTAAAGGTCGTTGCCTTCACGGGTCCGTTCACCAACGCCCGCGAACACCGAGTAACCCGAGTGCACCTTGGCGATGTTGTTGATCAGTTCCATGATCAGAACCGTCTTGCCAACGCCGGCGCCGCCGAACAGGCCGATCTTACCGCCCTTGGCGTAAGGGGCCAGCAGGTCGATGACCTTGATCCCGGTCACGAGGATCTCGGACGAGGTTGCCTGCGACGCGAAATCCGGGGCAGGCTGGTGAATGGCGCGGGTTTCGGTGACGTTGAGCGCTTCGCCCTCATCCACCGGCTCACCCACGACGTTCAGGATGCGGCCAAGGGTCACATCGCCGACCGGAACCTGAATGGGCTCGCCCATATCGGTAACCGCTGCGCCGCGGACCAGACCTTCGGTCGCGTCCATGGCGATGGTGCGGACGGTGTTTTCGCCCAGATGTTGGGCCACTTCCAGCACCAGACGCTTGCCGTTGTTTTCGGTTTCAAGCGCGTTGAGGATCGCCGGCAGATGGTCTTCGAACTGCACGTCGACGACGGCGCCGATGACCTGGGTGATCTTACCTTTTGCTTTGGCCTCTGCCATGTTTCTACCCCTTTACGGTCAGAGCGCCTCGGCGCCCGAAATGATTTCGATGAGTTCCTTGGTGATCGCAGCCTGACGCGAGCGGTTATACTCGGTTTCAAGCCGGCTGATCATGTCGCCCGCATTGCGCGTGGCGTTGTCCATGGCGGTCATGCGCGCGCCCTGTTCGGATGCGGCGTTTTCCAGAAGCGCGGTGAAGATCTGGGTGGCGACGGCACGCGGCAGCAGCTCGGCCAGAATGACTTCCTCACCCGGTTCGTAATCGTATTCGGCCGAGACCGAATCCGCGATTTCCTGATCCTCGGCGGTTTCGATCACCGCAGGGATGATCTGACGCGCGGTCGGGACCTGGCTGATCACCGATTCAAAGCGGTTGTAGAACAGGGTGGCGACGTCGAAATCGCCGGTCTCGAAACGGTCGAGCACATCATCGGCAATGTCGCGTGCATGTTCATAACCAAGGCGCTTCACCTCGGACATGTCGACATGGTTCACGAAAGCCTGACTGTACTCGCGCTTCAGCTGCTCGCGGCCCTTCTTGCCGACGGTCAGGATGGTGACATCCTTGCCCTCGCCGCGAAGCTTCACGGCGTGCTGACGCGCCAGCTTGACGATGGAGGAGTTGAAGCCCCCCGCCAGACCGCGTTCCGAGGTCAGCACGACCAGCAGGTGACGCTTGTCATCGCCGGTTCCGGCCAGCAGCTTCGGCGCAGTGTCCGAACCCGATGCCTTTTCAGCCAGCCCCGCCATGACCGCATTCATGCGGTCGGCATAGGGACGCGCCTGCTGGGCAGCTTCCTCGGCCCGCCGCAGCTTGGCTGCGGCGACCATCTGCATCGCCTTGGTGATCTTCCGCGTCGATTTGACGCTGTTGATCCGGTTTTTAAGATCCTTGAGGCTGGGCATCTATCCCTCCTCTCAGGCGCGGGTTTTGTTGTAAGCGTCCAGAGCAGCCTTGATCGCATCTTCCAGATCGCCCGAGACCTTGCGGTCATTCGTGGTGATATCGTCAAGAAGATCCTGCTTCTGGTTGCGCAGGAACTGGATCAGCCCCTGTTCCCAGGCGACGACCTCGCGGACCGGAACTTCATCGATATAGCCTTTGGTGCCGGCATAGATGACGATCACGATTTCAGCGTTGGTCAGCGGCTGGTATTGCGGCTGCTTCATCAGCTCTGTCAGGCGGGCACCACGGTTCAGCAGCTTCTGCGTCGCGGCATCAAGGTCCGAACCGAACTGCGCAAAGGCCGCCATTTCGCGATACTGCGCCAGTTCCAGCTTGACCGGACCGGCGACGGATTTCATCGCCTTGGTCTGGGCCGAGGAACCCACGCGGCTAACCGACAGACCGGTGTTCACAGCCGGGCGGATACCCTGGAAGAACAGATCGGTTTCCAGGAAGATCTGGCCGTCGGTGATCGAGATCACGTTGGTCGGGATATAGGCCGACACGTCGCCTGCCTGGGTTTCGATGATCGGCAGCGCGGTCAGCGAACCGCCGCCATAGTTTTC contains the following coding sequences:
- the gltX gene encoding glutamate--tRNA ligase — its product is MTDAKPVITRFAPSPTGYLHIGGARTALFNWLYARGRGGKFLLRIEDTDRARSTPEATEAILEGLTWLGLDWDGEPVSQFARADRHAAVAREMLENGHAYRCYATAEEIAAWREANPNKPYQSPWRDSEQQSDAAYAVRLRAPREGETIINDAVQGDVTFRNDQLDDMVLLRSDGSPTYMHAVVVDDHDMGVTHVIRGDDHLTNAARQAQIYDAMGWERPVFAHIPLIHGTDGKKLSKRHGAVGLHEYASLGYPPEAMRNYLARLGWAHGDDELFSDDQALEWFDLKGIGKAPARLDFKKLEHVSSWHIAQMDDDKLMSELDGFLSASGLPALNATQSERLKKILPVLKEKAKTLPALLEQGHFALIERPVEPDEKASGNLDSVSRGMLSELTAALQHDNWTRDELEQAAKAVAEKHGIGLGKIAAPLRAALAGKTSTPSVFDMMLALGREEALARLEDQVG
- the gltA gene encoding citrate synthase, with protein sequence MAEKKPAILSVNGKEIELPVLTPTSGPECLDIRKLYGQGDVFTYDPGFTSTASCDSTITFIDGDKGELWYRGYPIEQLAEQSNYLEVCYLLLYGELPDKGQLEDFVNRVTNHTMVHEQMNNFFRGFRRDAHPMATMVGVVGAMSAFYHDSTDINDPWQREVAAIRLIAKLPTIAAMAYKYSVGQPFVYPNNELDYASNFLNMCFSVPAAKYNVDPALAKAMDRIFTLHADHEQNASTSTVRLAGSSGANPFACIAAGIACLWGPAHGGANQAALEMLQEIGTVDQIPEYIRRAKDKDDPFRLMGFGHRVYKNFDPRAKVMKESADEVLDLLGIENNETLKVAKELEKIALEDEYFVSKKLYPNVDFYSGIILSAMGFPTSMFTPIFALSRTVGWISQWKEMLSDPQNKIGRPRQLYVGSEKREYVPVGKR
- a CDS encoding biotin transporter BioY: MTLTQAALPSRSLLMNAVLVLAGTVLLAISAQIAVPMFPVPMTLQTLAISLIGLTYGSRLAAVTLIAYLAEGAMGLPVFTNGGAGPVYMMGPTSGFLFGFVGMAWMTGWMVERGFDRGFGRLFLAAFIPALLLFIPGVAALKVVTGLDWQAAAMAGMVPFLIGAVVKAVIAAMAVKGGWSLFERR
- a CDS encoding SDR family NAD(P)-dependent oxidoreductase, translated to MDQENRKTALVTGASRGLGAAMAEALGANGYHVIAVARTTGALEELDDRIRAAGSQSATLAPMDVNEAPAMMQLAAAIAERWGGLNLWVHTAIHAAPLSPAGHVDAKDWAKSFATNATATQNLIGLIEPLLQSRKGVAVIPDDKRAGQRFFSAYGASKAAQMAVAKSWQAESERLGPKVLLPEPAPMPTATRARFFPGEDRNPLSPCKTEAEKIIALISG
- a CDS encoding H-type lectin domain-containing protein, whose product is MKRIGHHAVGICQGSEVLFSDFEEGSEMWTGSGQREHLHHIRFDDSFRDAPAVHVGFSMWDIHAGANQRVEMHTKEIGPEGFSIVFSTWGNTRVARIRVDWLAIGPVTFEEDFDL
- the atpC gene encoding ATP synthase F1 subunit epsilon; the encoded protein is MADTMQFDLVAPERNLMSVPVREVRLPGADGDLAAMPGHTPAIVNLRPGLVTVVDDKGSEHEFAISGGFAEINNDSISLLAEIGRERSEMTQEVFDDMMRTAIRKKEAAEAREEKSGAAETAVAAAVKLLADMEALGSHIGLDPNSSSVPR
- the atpD gene encoding F0F1 ATP synthase subunit beta gives rise to the protein MAEAKAKGKITQVIGAVVDVQFEDHLPAILNALETENNGKRLVLEVAQHLGENTVRTIAMDATEGLVRGAAVTDMGEPIQVPVGDVTLGRILNVVGEPVDEGEALNVTETRAIHQPAPDFASQATSSEILVTGIKVIDLLAPYAKGGKIGLFGGAGVGKTVLIMELINNIAKVHSGYSVFAGVGERTREGNDLYHEMVESGVIKPDNLAESQVALVYGQMNEPPGARMRVALTGLTLAEQFRDATGTDVLFFVDNIFRFTQAGSEVSALLGRIPSAVGYQPTLATDMGAMQERITSTKAGSITSIQAVYVPADDLTDPAPATTFAHLDATTVLSRAISELGIYPAVDPLDSTSRILDPGVVGEEHYQVARDVQGILQKYKSLQDIIAILGMDELSEEDKLTVARARKIQRFLSQPFDVAKVFTGSDGVQVPLEDTISSFKAVVDGEYDHLPESAFYMVGGIEDVKAKAQKLAAEAA
- a CDS encoding F0F1 ATP synthase subunit gamma, producing the protein MPSLKDLKNRINSVKSTRKITKAMQMVAAAKLRRAEEAAQQARPYADRMNAVMAGLAEKASGSDTAPKLLAGTGDDKRHLLVVLTSERGLAGGFNSSIVKLARQHAVKLRGEGKDVTILTVGKKGREQLKREYSQAFVNHVDMSEVKRLGYEHARDIADDVLDRFETGDFDVATLFYNRFESVISQVPTARQIIPAVIETAEDQEIADSVSAEYDYEPGEEVILAELLPRAVATQIFTALLENAASEQGARMTAMDNATRNAGDMISRLETEYNRSRQAAITKELIEIISGAEAL